The Sulfitobacter sp. HNIBRBA3233 genomic sequence CTGCACGGCGCGCTCATGATCCCGATCTATGCCTTGTGCATATCCCATGCCAATGATGCCGTCCCCAACGCGCTGATGGTGGAGACCAGCGGCGGATTGATCCTCGCCTTTTCCGTTGGGGCCACAATTGGCCCTGTAGCGGCGTCCCTGTTCATGAGTGGCAATTCCGAAGGCGGGTTGTTTCTTTTTATCGGTCTGGTGTTGTTCCTGTTTGGCATCTTCGCGTTTTTCCGGCTCGCTGTGGACACGCGCCAGCGGATCAAGGACAAGGTACACTTCGCGGCAACACCGGCGGCATCACACACCGTATTCCCGCGAGAGGACCAGCTTTAGCTGTAGGTTTCTTCCAGAACAACGTCGAAATCCTGGTAGTCGCCAATGCAGTCACGCACCCACTCCGGGTTGTGATAGGTATCCAGATACCGATCTCCACTGTCACAGAGCAGGGTCACGATGGGGCCCTCTCGTTTTGCCTGTCGCATATCCTGCGCAATCTGCAACGCCCCCCAGAGGTTTGTCCCGGTCGACGGGCCGGTCTTGCGCCCGATCAGTTTTTCCAGCCACAGCATCGTCGCAATGCTGGCCGCATCGGGCACCCGGATCATCGCGTCAATGACGCCGGGCTGGAAGGAATGCTCAACCTTGGGCCGCCCGATCCCTTCGATACGACTGGATTTATCTGACCGCAGATTGCAATCACCGGTCATGTAACCATCATAGAAAACTGAGTTTTCAGGGTCCACGACTGTCAGCTGTGTATCATAGCCCTTGTAGCGGATATAGCGACCCAAGGTGGCCGAAGTGCCGCCTGTGCCCGCGCTCATCACCAGATGGGCCGGGACGGGGTGGGGTTCATACGCCATCTGCGTGAACACGCTTTCGGCGATGTTGTTGTTGCCGCGCCAATCGGTTGCCCGTTCGGCATAAGTGAACTGATCCATGAAGTAGCCGCCGATCTGCTCGGCCAAGGCGACGGAAGCGTCATGCATCTGCGGTGCGCTGTCCACGAAATGCGTCTGACCGCCATAGAACTCGATCAGACGGATCTTGCTGCGCGCGGTGCTTTTGGGCAGGACCGCAATGAAAGGAACCCCGATCATGCGGGCAAAGTAGGCCTCGGACACCGCTGTGCTGCCAGAGGACGCCTCAACCACGGTTGTGCCTTGCGTGATTTTGCCGTTGCACAGGGCGTACAAAAACAGCGATCGCGCCAGCCGGTGTTTCAGACTGCCGGTCGGATGGGTGCTTTCGTCCTTGAGGTAGATATCGACGCCTTCGAGCCGCGGGATCGGGAGTTTGAACAGATGCGTATCGGCCGAGTGGCGGGCATCCGCGTTGATCTTGTTGATTGCGTCCGTGATCCACTTGCTCATGTTATCATCCCGCGCTCTTCCTAGATTGATTTCAGCAAGAGCAATACGGCCCCGCCGGACGCAATGAAAAGCATCACAAAGCGCCCGATGTTGCGACTCATGTAGCCTCTATCCCGCTTTTCATTAGCATACCCCACGATCAAACCGGGCAGCATCAGCAGCGCAGGAAATGCCAGATGTAACGAAAAGACACCCGCGACACTCCGCGCGATCAGAGATGAGATTTAGGAAAACGTAAAGACCAACACCATTGTCGGCCGTGTCTTTTCAATTGGTTCGTTTTGATACAGGACGACCAGAGCCCCCCGGGAATGCCGGTGGCAGTCCCCATTACCCCAACGGCCACGCCACAGATTGCAAGATTGCCGGATGTCATCGCAAGTGCTTTTGCGAAGACAGTGATTGCAACAGCCACAAGGATCTTAAGGGCAAATACAATACCCAGAATGTCGCCCGGCAATAGCATGATGATTGCCGCACCAATCAATGTGCCCACAAAGATCGTCGGAAGCAGCAGTGTCACCTCTTTGCGCACCACGAAACTTCTGCCGTCGCCCAACATCAACAATGAAAGAAACAAGTTCACGAACAGCATCGGGCCTGGCACGCAATCAAAACTGATCAATGCAAGTAGCGGGGCGGCGATCATGCCAAACCCCATGCCGGTAGAGGTCTGGACAAGGGATGCAAAGACGACAAAACCGTTGGCGACCAAAAGAGATGGGAGCGACTGCGTCAGTTCCAATTCATCTCATCCCTTGTCGCGATTGCGCGGGCGGATTGACCGCTGGGAAGTGGGGCGGGTCACACCCGCTGCGCAATCAACTGAACGCCTTGGGCGGTTTTCTCAAGCGGTATCGAGCAATAGCCGAGCCCGAAAACTTTATCGGATGATCCTCACGGCGAAAGCCGGGCACGCCTGC encodes the following:
- a CDS encoding PLP-dependent cysteine synthase family protein; this translates as MSKWITDAINKINADARHSADTHLFKLPIPRLEGVDIYLKDESTHPTGSLKHRLARSLFLYALCNGKITQGTTVVEASSGSTAVSEAYFARMIGVPFIAVLPKSTARSKIRLIEFYGGQTHFVDSAPQMHDASVALAEQIGGYFMDQFTYAERATDWRGNNNIAESVFTQMAYEPHPVPAHLVMSAGTGGTSATLGRYIRYKGYDTQLTVVDPENSVFYDGYMTGDCNLRSDKSSRIEGIGRPKVEHSFQPGVIDAMIRVPDAASIATMLWLEKLIGRKTGPSTGTNLWGALQIAQDMRQAKREGPIVTLLCDSGDRYLDTYHNPEWVRDCIGDYQDFDVVLEETYS
- a CDS encoding sulfite exporter TauE/SafE family protein translates to MELTQSLPSLLVANGFVVFASLVQTSTGMGFGMIAAPLLALISFDCVPGPMLFVNLFLSLLMLGDGRSFVVRKEVTLLLPTIFVGTLIGAAIIMLLPGDILGIVFALKILVAVAITVFAKALAMTSGNLAICGVAVGVMGTATGIPGGLWSSCIKTNQLKRHGRQWCWSLRFPKSHL